One segment of Castanea sativa cultivar Marrone di Chiusa Pesio chromosome 3, ASM4071231v1 DNA contains the following:
- the LOC142629411 gene encoding ASC1-like protein, with translation MSLTAVLSSIDWQYESYPTYEDFFILPFFALLFPSVRFFLDRFIFEKVANRLIFEKGNQMKDVDATERMKKMRKFKESAWKFIYYLTAEIFALSVTYNEPWFTKTICFWVGPGNQVWPDQKIKLKLKVLYMFAAGFYTYSIFALIFWETRRSDFGVSMGHHFATLMLIVLSFIYRFARIGSVVLAIHDASDVFLEIGKMSKYSGAEALASFAFIIFVFSWIVLRLIYYPFWVLWSTSYEVTLTLDKEKHPVDGPIYYYVFNTLLFCLLVLHYYWWVLMYRMLVKQIQARGQISDDVRSDSEDEHEHQD, from the exons ATGAGTTTGACAGCAGTCTTAAGCTCCATCGATTGGCAATATGAATCATACCCAACATACGAGGATTTCTTCATCCTTCCCTTCTTTGCTTTGTTGTTTCCCTCTGTTCGATTTTTCCTAGATAGATTCATCTTCGAG AAAGTGGCAAATCGGTTAATTTTTGAAAAGGGAAATCAGATGAAGGATGTTGACGCAACTGAGAGaatgaagaagatgagaaaaTTTAAGGAGTCAGCatggaaatttatttattatcttacAGCGGAGATTTTCGCTTTATCTGTAACTTATAATGAGCCTTGGTTTACGAAAACAATATGCTTTTGGGTAGGACCAGGAAATCAGGTTTGGCCTGATCAAAAAATTAA GTTAAAATTGAAGGTTTTGTATATGTTTGCTGCTGGATTTTACACGTACTCCATATTTGCTCTGATTTTCTGGGAAACAAGGCGTTCTGACTTTGGGGTGTCCATGGGCCATCATTTTGCAACCCTAATGCTCATTGTGCTATCTTTCATTTATAG GTTTGCCCGTATTGGTTCTGTTGTTTTGGCTATTCATGATGCTAGTGATGTGTTTCTGGAGATAGGGAAGATGTCCAAATACAGTGGTGCTGAAGCGCTAGCTAGCtttgcatttattatttttgttttttcctggATCGTACTACGCCTCATTTACTACCCATTTTGGGTGCTTTGGAGTACTAG CTATGAAGTTACCCTGACCTTGGACAAGGAAAAACACCCAGTAGATGgaccaatttattattatgtgtTCAATACTCTTCTATTTTGCTTGCTTGTTCTTCATTATTATTGGTGGGTGTTGATGTACCGGATGCTTGTTAAGCAAATCCAAGCAAGAGGCCAGATTAGTGACGATGTTCGATCTG ATAGTGAAGATGAGCATGAGCATCAAGATTGA
- the LOC142629384 gene encoding peroxidase 11, which translates to MSVPPISPTLTLQLSKKTITATMAPSLHSKPLVLQFLLLTLFILGTRLHASDPVLKLDYYASTCPTLFEIIKKEMECAVLADPRNAALILRLHFHDCFVQGCDGSILLDDTITLQGEKKASPNINALKGFKIIDSIKNKLESECPGIVSCADILTTAARDAVILVGGPYWEVPLGRKDSITANYALANTNIPTADEGLPSIISKFLYQGLSVTDVVALSGAHTIGIARCTNFRSRIYGDFEATSGHDPISESHLSSLKSICPPTGGGDNNITAMDYVTPNLFDNSFYQILLKGEGLLNSDQEMYSSLFGIETKELVKKYAADPVAFFQQFSDSMVKLGNIINSDSFVTGEVRRKCRFVNT; encoded by the exons atgtcagtCCCACCCATCTCTCCCACTCTCACTCTCCAATTATCCAAGAAAACCATAACAGCAACAATGGCACCTTCCCTCCATTCAAAGCCCCTTGTTCTCCAATTCTTGCTTCTAACTTTGTTCATTCTTGGAACCAGATTACATGCAAGTGACCCTGTTCTAAAATTGGACTATTATGCATCTACTTGTCCAACTCTGTTCGAAATTATCAAGAAAGAAATGGAATGTGCAGTGCTAGCTGATCCACGTAACGCGGCCTTAATACTTCGATTACATTTCCATGATTGTTTTGTTCAG GGATGTGATGGGTCAATATTGCTGGATGACACAATCACACTACAAGGAGAGAAGAAAGCTTCCCCCAACATAAACGCTTTGAAAGGTTTCAAAATTATTGATAGTATAAAGAACAAGCTTGAATCAGAGTGCCCCGGAATCGTTTCTTGTGCAGATATTCTCACTACTGCTGCAAGAGATGCAGTCATTCTG GTTGGTGGACCATATTGGGAAGTTCCTCTGGGAAGAAAGGATTCTATAACTGCAAATTATGCATTGGCAAACACAAATATTCCAACAGCAGATGAGGGCTTGCCCTCTATCATTTCTAAGTTTCTTTATCAAGGCCTCTCAGTTACAGACGTGGTGGCTCTATCAG GGGCACACACTATAGGCATAGCACGCTGCACCAATTTCCGATCAAGGATTTATGGAGACTTTGAAGCAACTTCAGGACATGATCCAATCTCTGAGTCACACCTCAGCAGCTTGAAATCTATCTGCCCACCTACTGGGGGTGGGGACAACAATATCACAGCCATGGACTATGTTACTCCTAacctttttgacaattcatTCTACCAAATACTATTGAAAGGTGAGGGGCTACTTAACTCAGATCAAGAAATGTATTCAAGCTTGTTTGGAATTGAAACAAAGGAACTTGTGAAGAAGTATGCAGCAGATCCAGTTGCTTTCTTCCAGCAATTCTCGGATTCGATGGTGAAATTGGGAAATATTATAAACTCGGATAGCTTTGTCACGGGAGAAGTTAGAAGGAAATGCAGATTTGTGAACACATGA
- the LOC142629683 gene encoding uncharacterized protein LOC142629683 — translation MEDVLTEIPPPSRFFQEDLNNFAPPSPPLPSPFLVFFNPKPNEPLRPSLLIVAISSPSLYVFHQLSSKTLIGSLILPEIPFSGNSIEPSLGDKSCNIYTHNDADDSIIIISVQCSIAAERSNIVAKLLIGEQIIPERVLILDSVQSQSFRGKLSPDETSAFKLETSSEREGLDDSSLLKGINYFPSGSVLDGLAAALLGRCQMRNIKGTLCVSWPEFGGAAVSLVKSLLQRNVLPGLDLSMNADGVISWTKDHPFDSELYT, via the coding sequence ATGGAAGATGTCCTAACAGAGATTCCCCCACCTTCAAGGTTCTTTCAGGAAGATCTCAACAACTTCGCCCCTCCGTCACCCCCTCTCCCGTCTCCCTTCCTTGTGTTTTTTAATCCTAAACCAAATGAACCTCTCCGCCCCTCTCTCCTCATCGTGGCCATATCTTCCCCATCCCTATATGTCTTCCATCAACTGTCCTCTAAAACCCTTATTGGAAGTCTTATTCTCCCTGAGATCCCTTTCTCTGGAAACTCTATTGAACCCTCTCTTGGAGACAAATCCTGCAACATCTACACACATAATGATGCTGATGATTCAATTATCATCATCTCTGTTCAGTGCTCCATTGCTGCCGAGAGATCTAACATTGTTGCAAAGTTGCTGATTGGAGAACAAATAATTCCTGAGAGGGTTCTGATATTGGATTCAGTTCAGAGTCAAAGCTTCCGAGGTAAGCTGTCACCAGATGAGACATCTGCTTTCAAGCTGGAGACATCATCAGAAAGAGAAGGGCTGGATGATTCATCATTGTTGAAGGGTATAAACTATTTTCCATCAGGAAGTGTTTTAGATGGCTTGGCAGCTGCTCTGCTGGGCCGGTGCCAGATGAGGAACATCAAGGGGACTCTCTGTGTTTCGTGGCCTGAATTTGGCGGGGCTGCGGTGTCCCTGGTTAAATCTCTTCTTCAGAGGAATGTGTTGCCAGGTTTGGACTTGAGCATGAATGCTGATGGTGTGATTAGCTGGACCAAGGACCATCCTTTTGATTCTGAGTTGTACACCTAA
- the LOC142628851 gene encoding uncharacterized protein LOC142628851, with translation MFARQIGRNVQVYVNDMLVKSRREDDHLEDLKETFDTFRSYNKKLNPAVSPASVRAALVREDDKVQRPIYYASWALHGAEERYLPMEKLAFTLVTAALKLKPYFQAHTVIVLTNKLLWRATSSPEAAGRMALWAIKLSKFDIQCCPPTAIKGQVVSDFTVEFTNAEGPGVGEYPQWNIYMDRSSNRQAGGLGIVLRSPEGDEIECMVRLDFPTTNNEAEYEALVARLDLAKAARTANVIIHCDSQVITNQINGDYECKGERMKKYLEQVKRRVNKLHAKIVQILRGENEQADCLAKAASAEYMITPDKVEAEAIATITEKNILSFVWKSIIYRYGIPRFLVSNNGKQFDNDSFRDLLTDRD, from the exons atgttcgcacGGCAGATTGGGAGAAATGTCCAGGTCTATGTCAATGACATGCTAGTGAAAAGTCGAAGAGAAGATGATCACTTGGAGGATCTCAAGGAAACATTCGACACTTTTCGTTCCTACAACAAGAAGCTTAATCCAG CTGTCTCCCCGGCATCTGTCAGGGCGGCCTTAGTTAGGGAAGATGACAAGGTGCAAAGGCCCATATACTACGCCAGCTGGGCACTTCATGGTGCAGAAGAAAGGTACCTTCCAATGGAAAAGCTCGCCTTCACTCTAGTCACAGCAGCCCTTAAGCTCAAGCCGTACTTCCAAGCCCATACAGTGATCGTCCTAACTAACAAGCTTTTATGGCGAGCGACGAGCAGTCCTGAAGCTGCTGGACGTATGGCGTTATGGGCCATAAAGTTAAGCAAATTCGACATACAATGCTGCCCACCCACTGCCATCAAAGGACAGGTGGTCTCCGACTTCACTGTAGAGTTCACTAACGCAGAAGGCCCGGGGGTAGGAGAATACCCCCAGTGGAATATATACATGGACAGATCGTCCAACAGACAAGCTGGTGGACTAGGCATCGTACTTCGATCTCCAGAGGGTGATGAGATTGAGTGCATGGTTCGTCTCGACTTCCCTACAACCAATAATGAAGCGGAGTACGAAGCTCTAGTAGCAAGGCTAGATCTTGCCAAAGCAGCGAGGACTGCAAATGTGATTATTCATTGCGACTCCCAGGTCATCACAAACCAAATAAACGGTGATTATGAATGTAAGGGCGAGAGGATGAAGAAGTACTTGGAGCAAGTAAAGAGAAGGGTAAACAAGCTGCATGCCAAGATTGTTCAAATTCTAAGGGGAGAGAATGAGCAAGCCGATTGTCTTGCCAAGGCCGCATCAGCAGAATACATGATTACCCCTGACAAG GTAGAAGCTGAAGCCATAGCCACCATCACTGAGAAGAACATACTGAGCTTTGTTTGGAAGAGCATCATTTACAGGTACGGAATCCCTAGGTTCTTGGTTTCAAACAACGGGAAACAATTTGACAATGACTCCTTTAGAGACTTGCTCACAGATAGGGATTAA
- the LOC142628850 gene encoding uncharacterized protein LOC142628850, which translates to MATFNREDAEAICKIPLSNRRVADAVLIEVLLNRLDAAGMEIFVAQAWTVWNQRNSMVHGGQMKHPCWLKKRAVDYMEEYRTTQEQLQCSGVGAIIRNAQGEVMAGMSAKGSYVRDSEEAEALACRQAVVFAMEAGFSELVVEGDNNTVMRAISGVSYRNFLLGHIYDDICVYLNGMRQISISCVKRGGNMAAHSLARISLELS; encoded by the exons ATGGCAACATTTAATAGAGAGGATGCAGAGGCTATATGTAAAATCCCCTTAAGCAATAGGCGTGTGGCTGATGCTGTG CTTATTGAGGTATTGTTGAACAGACTTGATGCAGCTGGGATGGAGATCTTTGTGGCGCAAGCTTGGACTGTGTGGAACCAAAGGAACTCAATGGTGCATGGCGGACAGATGAAGCATCCTTGCTGGTTGAAAAAACGAGCGGTAGATTACATGGAAGAGTACAGAACGACGCAAGAGCAACTG CAATGTTCTGGGGTTGGAGCAATAATCAGAAATGCTCAAGGGGAAGTAATGGCTGGGATGTCGGCTAAGGGGTCCTATGTGAGAGATAGCGAAGAGGCTGAAGCTTTGGCGTGTCGACAGGCAGTGGTTTTTGCCATGGAAGCTGGATTTTCAGAGCTTGTAGTTGAAGGCGATAACAACACAGTAATGAGAGCTATATCAGGTGTGTCCTATCGTAACTTCTTGCTTGGACATATTTATGATGATATTTGTGTTTATCTGAATGGGATGAGGCAGATTTCAATCAGTTGTGTTAAGAGAGGGGGGAATATGGCTGCGCATTCTTTAGCTAG GATTTCGTTAGAACTCAGTTAG